The Paenibacillus sp. FSL R7-0345 DNA segment TTCCGCCGGACCGCTCTCCACAGCTCTACATCCGCCAGCGCTCTATCCAGCCACGGTCCTGCTTCAGCCTTAAACTTGCTGTTGTCCCATTGCAGTAACCGGGAGACAATGCTCTCAAGATGCTTGAAATACACATCAAGCCTGTCGATATCTTTGCTCTGCACAGCTTCTTTCAGTTCCTCATATCCGCCGCTGTAGAGCTGGCTGTTTAAATTCTGGCGGCAGAAGAACATCATCTCCTCTTCCAGCGCTCCGGCAAATTCCCGGACCGACAGCTCCCAGGACAGCTCCGGCATATAACGCTCGCTGTTCCACATATAGTGGGCCATTGTGTTCAGCGTGATTTTGGAACATTCCCATTGAACCATCGGGTTGGCGACTACTGCCTGATGTCCGGTGCGGCCAAGCTGTGAGTACCGTCCGCGTACCGGGTCCAGAAACAGCCGGTCATAGTCGGCATCATTAACGGGGATGTTATCCCACAGCCACAGCTCATGCCCGTAATGACGGTGATTATCCTGTGCGTGCCTGCTGCCGATTTGCGGGGCAAAGACGGAATAGCCGGTCCAGAATACCTTGATGCTTGCATGCAGCTGCTCCCGGATATCCCTTTTGTATCCGGTATCCCAATAGGACCAGTATTCCGAAGGGCACATCGCCAGCGTAAACTCCGGCAGCTGACTGTTCAGGTAAGTGAAAACACGGTTTGCCACATAAGCATGAGCCAGCCCGGAGCGCTCCAGATAATGAAAGTTATCCCCGGACAGCTCATAATCGATGTCATCCATCAGCAGGGCAAAATGCCGGACACCGATGGAGATCATCGCTGCCAGCTTATTTTCCAGACTGGCAAAATCCGCGCTGCTGCGAAACTGCAGATCGTTCCCCGGACTAATGCAATAATAGAAGTCCACCAGATGATCATCACATTCCTGCTTCAGCTCCGCAATCCGGGCAAAGGTATCCTCCGGATAAGGCTCACGCCACAGCTCACGGTGATAGGGGTCATCCTTGGGGGCATACATAAAAGTGTTCATCCGGTGAGCCGCCATATACTGTACAGCATCCTTCCGGTCCTCAAAGCTCCACGGTGTGCCATAGAATCCCTCAATGATGCCGCGGACCGGAAAAGAAGGCTCATCGTGTATGGCCGCCACCGGCAGCCTGCACTTGCCGTCTTCAATGCCCAGCAGCCGGTGCAAGGCGTCTATCCCGTACCTTAAGCCTCTTTTGTTGGAGGCGGCCATTGTTATTTTACC contains these protein-coding regions:
- a CDS encoding beta-N-acetylglucosaminidase domain-containing protein translates to MVMPLRERQYYFRDYYDQGEELILEGQQLRCKLSSKFSMTQKLGSPLAEDGPVVIVEETEGGEPGQPANVTLELEYEATLKPDGYRLDISKDGKITMAASNKRGLRYGIDALHRLLGIEDGKCRLPVAAIHDEPSFPVRGIIEGFYGTPWSFEDRKDAVQYMAAHRMNTFMYAPKDDPYHRELWREPYPEDTFARIAELKQECDDHLVDFYYCISPGNDLQFRSSADFASLENKLAAMISIGVRHFALLMDDIDYELSGDNFHYLERSGLAHAYVANRVFTYLNSQLPEFTLAMCPSEYWSYWDTGYKRDIREQLHASIKVFWTGYSVFAPQIGSRHAQDNHRHYGHELWLWDNIPVNDADYDRLFLDPVRGRYSQLGRTGHQAVVANPMVQWECSKITLNTMAHYMWNSERYMPELSWELSVREFAGALEEEMMFFCRQNLNSQLYSGGYEELKEAVQSKDIDRLDVYFKHLESIVSRLLQWDNSKFKAEAGPWLDRALADVELWRAVRRKVTGTGGGNGNGDGDGKESAEPGSSAELRRRAEACQAFKVRLGSDPAWRAAEAWGLAVREGKSGYRLALEAEDAG